The following are from one region of the Escherichia sp. E4742 genome:
- a CDS encoding carbamate kinase family protein has protein sequence MKELVVVAIGGNSIIKDNASQSIEHQAEAVKAVADTVLEMLASDYDIVLTHGNGPQVGLDLRRAEIAHEREGLPLTPLANCVADTQGGIGYLIQQALNNRLARHGEKKAVTVVTQVEVDNNDPGFAHPTKPIGAFFSESQRDQLQKANPDWRFVEDAGRGYRRVVASPEPKRIVEAPAIKALIQQGFVVIGAGGGGIPVVRSEAGDYQSVDAVIDKDLSTALLAREIHADILVITTGVEKVCIHFGKPQQQALDRVDIATMTRYMQEGHFPPGSMLPKIIASLTFLEQGGKEVIITTPECLPAALRGETGTHIIKT, from the coding sequence ATGAAAGAACTTGTGGTCGTTGCCATTGGTGGCAACAGCATTATCAAAGATAACGCCAGCCAGTCGATTGAGCATCAGGCGGAGGCGGTGAAAGCCGTCGCCGATACGGTGCTGGAAATGCTGGCTTCCGATTACGACATTGTGCTGACCCACGGCAACGGGCCGCAGGTCGGGCTGGATTTACGCCGCGCGGAGATTGCCCACGAGCGCGAAGGGCTGCCCTTAACGCCGCTGGCGAACTGTGTGGCGGATACACAAGGCGGCATCGGCTATCTGATCCAACAGGCGCTGAACAACCGGCTGGCGCGTCACGGCGAGAAAAAAGCCGTCACTGTGGTGACTCAGGTGGAAGTGGATAATAACGATCCGGGGTTTGCCCATCCCACCAAGCCTATCGGTGCATTCTTCAGTGAAAGCCAGCGTGACCAATTACAAAAGGCAAACCCTGACTGGCGTTTTGTTGAAGATGCCGGACGGGGCTATCGCCGCGTAGTCGCCTCGCCGGAACCGAAACGTATTGTCGAAGCGCCTGCCATTAAGGCACTGATCCAACAAGGCTTTGTGGTCATCGGCGCGGGCGGCGGCGGCATTCCGGTGGTGCGCAGTGAAGCGGGGGATTACCAAAGCGTGGACGCGGTTATCGACAAAGATCTCTCTACTGCGCTACTGGCCCGTGAAATTCACGCCGACATTCTGGTGATCACTACCGGCGTGGAAAAGGTGTGCATTCACTTTGGCAAACCCCAGCAGCAGGCGCTCGATCGGGTGGATATTGCCACCATGACCCGCTATATGCAGGAAGGGCATTTCCCGCCCGGCAGCATGTTGCCAAAAATCATCGCCAGCCTGACGTTCCTGGAACAGGGCGGCAAAGAAGTGATTATCACCACGCCGGAATGCCTGCCTGCGGCGCTGCGCGGTGAAACGGGCACCCATATTATTAAAACGTAA
- a CDS encoding amidohydrolase family protein codes for MKESNSRREFLSQSGKMVTAAALFGTSVPLAHAAVSGITNCEANNTMKITDPHYYLDNVLLETGFDYENGVAVQTRTARQTVEIQDGKIVALHENKQHPDATLPHYDAGGKLMLPTTRDMHIHLDKTFYGGPWRSLNRPAGTTIQDMIKLEQKMLPELQPYTQERAEKLIDLLQSKGTTIARSHCNIEPVSGLKNLQNLQAVLARRQAGFECEIVAFPQHGLLLSKSEPLMREAMQAGAHYVGGLDPSSVDGAMEKSLDTMFQIALDYDKGVDIHLHETTPAGVAAINYMVETVEKTPQLKGKLTISHAFALATLNEQQVDELANRMVAQQISIASTVPIGTLHMPLKQLHDKGVKVMTGTDSVIDHWSPYGLGDMLEKANLYAQLYIRPNEQNLSRSLFLATGDVLPLNEKGERVWPKAQDDASFVLVDASCSAEAVARISPRTATFHKGQLVWGSVAG; via the coding sequence ATGAAAGAAAGCAATAGCCGCCGTGAGTTTCTGAGTCAGAGCGGTAAGATGGTCACCGCCGCCGCGCTGTTTGGTACCTCTGTGCCGCTTGCCCATGCGGCGGTCTCTGGCATCACAAACTGCGAAGCGAATAACACCATGAAAATCACTGACCCGCACTACTATCTCGACAACGTGCTGCTGGAAACTGGATTTGACTACGAAAATGGCGTGGCGGTACAGACCCGCACGGCGCGCCAGACCGTGGAGATTCAGGACGGCAAAATTGTTGCCCTGCACGAGAACAAACAGCATCCGGACGCCACGCTGCCGCACTATGACGCTGGCGGTAAGTTGATGCTGCCCACCACCCGCGACATGCATATTCATCTCGACAAAACCTTTTACGGCGGGCCGTGGCGCTCGCTCAATCGTCCGGCAGGCACCACCATCCAGGACATGATCAAACTCGAGCAGAAAATGCTGCCGGAGTTACAACCGTACACGCAGGAACGGGCGGAAAAACTGATCGATTTATTGCAGTCGAAAGGCACCACCATTGCCCGCAGCCACTGCAATATTGAACCGGTTTCCGGCCTGAAAAATCTGCAAAATTTGCAGGCGGTGCTGGCGCGACGTCAGGCGGGCTTCGAGTGTGAAATTGTCGCCTTCCCGCAGCACGGTTTGCTGCTGTCGAAATCGGAACCCTTAATGCGTGAAGCGATGCAGGCAGGGGCGCATTACGTCGGCGGGCTGGACCCGTCCAGTGTCGATGGCGCGATGGAAAAATCCCTCGATACTATGTTCCAGATTGCGCTGGACTACGACAAAGGCGTCGATATTCACCTGCACGAAACCACTCCGGCGGGCGTGGCAGCCATCAATTATATGGTTGAAACGGTGGAGAAAACGCCACAGCTGAAAGGCAAACTGACCATCAGTCACGCTTTTGCGCTGGCAACGCTCAACGAGCAACAGGTAGATGAACTGGCGAACCGGATGGTGGCGCAGCAAATTTCTATCGCTTCGACGGTGCCGATTGGCACGTTACATATGCCGCTTAAACAGCTGCACGACAAAGGCGTAAAAGTGATGACTGGCACTGACAGCGTTATCGACCACTGGTCGCCTTACGGCCTGGGCGACATGCTGGAAAAAGCCAATCTGTATGCGCAGCTCTATATTCGTCCTAACGAACAGAATTTGTCCCGCTCGCTGTTTTTAGCCACTGGTGATGTGTTGCCGCTGAATGAAAAAGGCGAGCGTGTCTGGCCTAAAGCGCAGGATGACGCCAGCTTTGTGCTGGTGGACGCCTCCTGTTCTGCCGAGGCAGTGGCGCGTATCTCGCCGAGAACGGCGACGTTCCATAAAGGACAACTGGTGTGGGGGAGTGTGGCAGGTTGA
- a CDS encoding ASCH domain-containing protein: protein MSIEENISQKYPHASCCTFGDSAALADHLATLIATGVKTASCGSLAGCIEDNAFPMIGEYKIVQNSAGEPVCVIRIIGLHLLRFSDVTEEFARKEGEGDLSLKYWRNEHRRFFEAEGSYSPEMDVIFEEYALIDIV, encoded by the coding sequence ATGTCCATAGAAGAAAATATCTCACAAAAATATCCTCATGCTTCCTGTTGTACTTTTGGCGATTCAGCAGCGTTGGCCGATCACCTCGCAACGTTGATTGCGACTGGTGTTAAAACTGCTTCCTGTGGTTCGCTGGCGGGATGTATTGAGGACAACGCGTTTCCGATGATTGGTGAGTATAAGATTGTGCAAAATAGCGCGGGCGAGCCTGTTTGTGTTATCAGAATTATTGGCCTGCATTTACTGCGCTTTTCTGATGTCACTGAAGAGTTTGCTCGTAAGGAAGGCGAAGGTGATCTCAGTCTTAAATATTGGCGTAATGAACACCGTCGTTTTTTCGAGGCGGAAGGAAGTTATTCGCCAGAAATGGACGTTATCTTCGAAGAGTATGCCCTTATTGACATTGTGTAG
- the yahK gene encoding NADPH-dependent aldehyde reductase YahK, which yields MKIKAIGAYSAKQPLEPMNITRREPGPHDVKIEIAYCGVCHSDIHQVRSEWAGTVYPCVPGHEIVGRVVAVGDQVEKHAPGDLVGVGCIVDSCKHCEECEDGLENYCDHMTGTYNAPTPDEPGHTLGGYSQQIVVHERYVLRIRHPQEQLAAVAPLLCAGITTYSPLRHWQAGPGKKVGVVGIGGLGHMGIKLAHAMGAHVVAFTTSESKREAAKALGADEVVNSRNADEMAAHVKSFDFILNTVAAPHNLDDFTILLKRDGTMTLVGAPATPHKSPEVFNLIMKRRSIAGSMIGGIPETQEMLDFCAEHGIVADIEMIRADQINEAYERMLRGDVKYRFVIDNGTLTD from the coding sequence ATGAAGATCAAAGCTATTGGTGCATATTCCGCTAAACAACCGCTGGAACCGATGAACATCACCCGACGTGAACCGGGGCCGCATGATGTCAAAATCGAAATCGCTTATTGTGGTGTCTGCCATTCCGATATCCACCAGGTCCGTTCGGAATGGGCGGGGACGGTCTATCCCTGCGTGCCAGGCCATGAAATTGTGGGGCGCGTGGTGGCCGTTGGCGATCAGGTGGAAAAACATGCGCCGGGCGATCTGGTGGGCGTCGGCTGTATTGTCGACAGTTGTAAACACTGCGAAGAGTGTGAAGACGGGCTGGAAAACTATTGTGACCACATGACAGGGACCTATAACGCGCCGACGCCAGACGAGCCGGGCCATACTCTGGGCGGTTATTCGCAGCAAATTGTTGTTCATGAGCGTTACGTTTTGCGTATTCGCCACCCGCAAGAGCAGCTTGCCGCCGTTGCGCCGTTGCTGTGTGCAGGCATTACGACCTATTCACCGCTGCGCCACTGGCAGGCCGGGCCAGGTAAAAAAGTGGGCGTGGTCGGCATTGGCGGTCTGGGGCATATGGGGATCAAGCTGGCCCACGCGATGGGGGCGCATGTGGTGGCGTTTACCACTTCTGAATCAAAACGCGAAGCGGCAAAAGCCCTGGGGGCTGATGAAGTCGTTAACTCGCGTAATGCCGATGAAATGGCGGCCCATGTGAAGAGTTTCGATTTCATTTTAAATACAGTTGCTGCGCCGCATAATCTCGATGATTTTACGATTTTGCTGAAACGCGATGGCACCATGACGCTGGTTGGTGCTCCCGCAACGCCGCATAAGTCGCCGGAGGTTTTCAACCTGATCATGAAACGTCGCTCAATTGCCGGCTCGATGATTGGCGGCATTCCGGAAACTCAGGAGATGCTCGACTTCTGCGCCGAACATGGCATCGTTGCTGATATAGAGATGATTCGGGCCGATCAAATTAACGAAGCCTATGAGCGAATGTTGCGCGGCGATGTGAAATATCGCTTTGTGATTGATAATGGCACGCTAACGGACTGA
- a CDS encoding autotransporter outer membrane beta-barrel domain-containing protein — protein sequence MKLTKHTLSTLAIAISTILSTPVSLAVTPPTDANSTVIINNGEEAKIIASEGYDPGWNNFTSLTVGKDSNGSLLIDNLSFITAHATVGNNSEGSLTLSNHTNWQFNAPTSNLYLGTNEGSGTVYVLEGSKISGLQELRIGEYYGDAKGLMVIDGENSSVSSNVTLVGDQGTGYLRITNGGTLTTSAQIAIGYAYPGSGASKNRNSYGEVLVDGKNSTLNAEYVYLGGFSPDFAFNTTGILTVNNGAIINANSFIWVTLAPGATGVLNIGGAQGEAEQPAGSINTPFIHLGAADASSSSIVNFNHSSTDFILASPIQGNGQVNQVGSGTTTLSGSNNYAGDTYITKGSLRAGKENTFSPNSDYIVDSDGHLDLNGYSQALKTLTLAGTTMLSSYEQGHEFTPTTLTINGNYTANDGLLVMHTVLGDDNSVTDKLIVKGDTSGSTRVMVNNAGGLGADTLEGIKIVEVDGLSEGVFSKEGRIVAGPYDYNVVKSDNQNWFLTSEIPVGPYTPPELPVIPEPDPEPPVTPEPPVTPEPPVTPEPPVTPEPPVTPSVPQPERKHLYRPEIGSYLANIQAANTLFNTRLHDRLGETQYTDLLTGEQKVTSLWMRNIGGHNRFKDRSDELSTQSNRYVLQLGGDLAQWSSNDLDRWHLGLMAGYANSKSHTHSSLTGYSSRGQIDGYSVGVYGTWYANEADKTGTYVDSWLLYNWFDNTVSGEYLPSEKYHSDGITAAIEAGYTFRLGESADARTSYWLQPKMQLTWMDVKADNHTEDNGTLVEDSTEGNLQTRLGVKAYLQGHHAIDDHKERSFQPFVEANWIYNSRNYSVKMDGISDEIIGARNIGELKVGVEGQLNPRLQLWGNVAQQLGDNGYSDTQGMLGMKYLF from the coding sequence ATGAAATTAACAAAACATACTTTATCAACCCTGGCTATAGCCATTTCAACAATATTATCCACACCCGTATCCCTGGCCGTAACCCCACCCACAGATGCAAATAGTACTGTTATCATTAATAATGGCGAAGAAGCAAAAATCATTGCCTCTGAAGGTTACGATCCCGGATGGAATAATTTTACTTCTTTGACTGTAGGTAAAGACTCTAATGGCTCATTACTCATTGATAATCTTTCATTTATTACTGCTCATGCTACCGTAGGTAATAACTCTGAAGGTTCCCTCACTTTATCCAACCATACCAACTGGCAGTTTAATGCTCCCACATCTAACTTGTATTTGGGTACAAATGAAGGTTCCGGCACCGTATATGTATTAGAAGGCAGTAAGATAAGTGGCCTGCAGGAACTAAGGATTGGTGAATATTATGGTGATGCCAAAGGGTTGATGGTTATTGATGGAGAAAACTCATCAGTTTCCTCTAACGTTACTCTCGTTGGCGATCAGGGAACCGGCTATTTACGTATTACTAATGGCGGTACACTCACTACATCAGCTCAGATAGCTATTGGATATGCTTATCCAGGCAGTGGTGCATCAAAAAATCGTAATAGTTATGGCGAGGTTCTGGTTGATGGTAAAAATTCAACATTGAATGCTGAATATGTTTATCTTGGTGGATTCAGCCCAGATTTTGCTTTCAATACTACAGGTATCCTTACCGTTAATAACGGTGCAATAATCAATGCCAATTCGTTTATCTGGGTTACTCTCGCACCTGGCGCCACAGGCGTTTTAAATATTGGTGGTGCGCAAGGTGAGGCTGAACAGCCTGCTGGTTCGATTAATACGCCATTTATTCATTTGGGAGCCGCAGATGCTTCTTCCTCTTCGATAGTAAACTTTAATCACTCGAGTACCGATTTTATCCTGGCCTCACCTATCCAGGGCAACGGCCAGGTTAACCAGGTAGGTTCCGGGACAACCACATTATCCGGCTCGAATAACTATGCTGGTGATACCTATATAACCAAAGGCAGCCTACGCGCAGGTAAAGAAAATACCTTCAGCCCCAACTCCGATTATATTGTCGACAGCGATGGGCATCTCGATTTAAACGGTTATTCGCAAGCGTTAAAAACGCTGACGCTGGCTGGAACAACAATGTTGTCTTCGTATGAACAGGGTCACGAGTTCACGCCGACCACACTGACCATTAACGGCAACTACACCGCCAATGATGGCCTGTTAGTCATGCATACTGTATTAGGTGATGATAATTCCGTAACGGATAAACTCATCGTAAAAGGTGATACTTCCGGTAGTACCCGCGTCATGGTCAACAATGCGGGCGGTCTGGGCGCGGATACTCTGGAAGGGATAAAAATTGTAGAGGTTGATGGCCTGTCAGAGGGCGTTTTCAGTAAAGAAGGTCGTATTGTTGCCGGTCCCTATGACTACAACGTGGTAAAAAGCGACAACCAGAACTGGTTTTTAACCAGTGAAATTCCCGTAGGGCCATATACTCCACCGGAACTGCCCGTCATCCCGGAACCAGATCCTGAGCCACCTGTAACACCTGAGCCCCCTGTAACACCAGAACCGCCTGTAACACCGGAACCGCCTGTGACACCGGAGCCGCCTGTTACGCCATCTGTTCCACAACCAGAACGAAAACATCTGTATCGCCCGGAAATTGGTAGCTATCTGGCCAATATTCAGGCGGCAAATACGCTGTTTAATACCCGGCTGCATGACCGTCTGGGGGAAACACAATACACCGACCTGCTAACCGGCGAGCAGAAAGTGACCAGCTTGTGGATGCGCAACATTGGCGGACATAATCGCTTTAAAGATCGTTCGGATGAACTGAGTACCCAGAGCAACCGTTATGTTCTGCAACTGGGGGGTGACCTCGCACAATGGAGCAGTAATGACCTTGATCGCTGGCATCTCGGCCTGATGGCTGGCTATGCCAACAGCAAGAGTCACACGCACTCCAGCCTGACCGGGTACAGCTCACGTGGGCAAATCGACGGCTACAGTGTGGGCGTGTATGGCACCTGGTACGCTAATGAAGCAGACAAAACAGGAACCTATGTTGACAGCTGGTTGCTCTATAACTGGTTTGATAACACCGTCTCCGGCGAGTACCTGCCGAGCGAGAAATATCACTCTGACGGCATCACCGCCGCCATTGAAGCGGGTTATACCTTCCGTCTTGGTGAAAGCGCAGATGCGCGTACCAGTTACTGGCTGCAGCCCAAAATGCAACTGACGTGGATGGATGTGAAGGCAGACAATCATACGGAAGACAATGGCACGCTTGTTGAGGACAGCACCGAAGGCAACCTGCAAACGCGTCTGGGGGTGAAAGCGTATCTGCAGGGTCATCATGCTATTGATGATCATAAAGAGCGTTCTTTCCAGCCTTTCGTGGAAGCCAACTGGATTTATAACTCCCGCAATTACAGCGTGAAGATGGATGGCATCAGCGATGAGATCATCGGCGCGCGCAACATCGGCGAGTTAAAAGTCGGGGTGGAAGGTCAGCTTAATCCGCGTCTGCAACTGTGGGGTAATGTCGCCCAGCAGTTGGGCGACAATGGTTACAGTGATACCCAGGGAATGCTGGGCATGAAATATCTCTTTTAA
- a CDS encoding autotransporter outer membrane beta-barrel domain-containing protein: MAISTILFTPVSLAITPPTNSDSNVVINNNEEIKLIASEGYDPGWEHFNSLKVGEDSNGSLLIDNLSLTTSAASIGNNAEGSITLTNHTNWQFDTPTSNIFLGTNEGSGTLYVLEGSKISGLQSIRVGEFYGDARGTLVIDGENSSVTSNTAIVGDQGTGKVSVTNGGTLTSLTQLNIGYVNAHSSLSANQSSYGEVQVADKNSTVNAPNILLGGYNTSSTSDTTGVLTVSNDGVINVNSYIWVGVSSNGTGILNIGGAQGEAAQPAGSINTPRIYLGGKNASTTSILNFNHTNADFVLTSYIDGKGQVNQVGSGTTTLSGANIYTGNTYISNGSLRAGTVDTFSPNSDYIVDSDGHLDLNGYSQALNTLALAGTATLSSYEQGHEFTPTTLTINGNYAANDGLLVMHTVLGDDNSVTDKLIVKGDTSGSTRVMVNNAGGLGADTLEGIKIVEVDGLSEGVFSKEGRIVAGPYDYNVVKSDNQNWFLTSEIPAGPYTPPVLPVIPEPDPEPPVTPEPPVTPEPPVTPEPPVTPSVPQPERKHLYRPEIGSYLANIQAANTLFNTRLHDRLGETQYTDLLTDEQKVTSLWMRNIGGHNRFKDRSDELSTQSNRYVLQLGGDLAQWSSNALDRWHLGLMAGYANSKSHTHSSLTGYSSRGQIDGYSVGVYGTWYANEADKTGTYVDSWLLYNWFDNTVSGEYLPSEKYHSDGITAAIEAGYTFRLGESADARTSYWLQPKMQLTWMDVKADNHTEDNGTLVEDSTEGNLQTRLGVKAYLQGHHAIDDHKERSFQPFVEANWIYNSRNYSVKMDGIGDEIIGARNAGELKAGVEGQITPRLQLWGNVAQQLGDNGYSDTQGMLGMKYLF; this comes from the coding sequence ATAGCCATTTCCACCATATTATTTACGCCAGTATCCTTGGCTATCACCCCACCTACAAATTCAGATAGTAATGTTGTCATTAATAATAATGAAGAGATAAAACTCATTGCGTCAGAAGGCTACGATCCCGGATGGGAGCATTTTAACTCATTGAAAGTAGGTGAAGACTCTAATGGTTCATTACTCATTGATAATCTTTCACTTACCACTTCAGCAGCCAGCATTGGTAATAATGCTGAAGGCTCCATCACTTTAACAAACCATACCAACTGGCAGTTCGACACCCCTACCTCCAATATTTTTTTAGGCACTAACGAAGGCTCCGGTACGTTATACGTGTTAGAAGGTAGTAAGATAAGTGGCCTGCAATCAATAAGAGTTGGTGAGTTTTATGGTGACGCCAGGGGGACGTTGGTTATTGATGGGGAAAACTCATCAGTCACCTCTAACACTGCTATTGTTGGCGATCAGGGAACAGGGAAAGTATCTGTTACTAATGGCGGTACACTCACTTCCCTGACTCAACTGAATATTGGGTATGTTAACGCCCATTCTTCTCTGTCAGCTAACCAGAGTAGTTATGGAGAAGTTCAGGTTGCCGATAAAAATTCAACCGTAAATGCCCCAAATATACTTCTTGGCGGATATAACACATCTTCTACTTCTGATACTACCGGAGTTCTCACTGTCAGCAACGATGGTGTAATCAATGTGAATTCATATATCTGGGTTGGTGTCTCCTCTAACGGAACAGGAATATTAAATATTGGAGGTGCGCAAGGTGAGGCTGCGCAACCTGCTGGTTCAATTAATACTCCCCGAATTTATTTAGGGGGGAAAAATGCGTCAACCACTTCAATATTAAACTTTAATCACACCAACGCTGATTTTGTTCTGACCTCATACATAGACGGTAAAGGCCAGGTTAACCAGGTAGGTTCCGGGACAACCACATTATCCGGCGCGAATATCTATACCGGTAATACTTATATTAGCAACGGAAGTCTGCGCGCTGGCACGGTTGATACTTTCAGCCCAAACTCCGATTATATTGTCGACAGCGATGGGCATCTCGATTTAAACGGTTATTCGCAAGCGTTAAATACTCTGGCGCTGGCTGGAACAGCAACGTTGTCTTCGTATGAACAGGGTCACGAGTTCACGCCGACCACACTGACCATTAACGGCAACTATGCTGCCAATGATGGCCTGTTAGTCATGCATACTGTATTAGGCGATGATAATTCCGTAACAGATAAACTCATCGTAAAAGGTGATACTTCCGGTAGTACCCGCGTCATGGTCAACAATGCGGGCGGTCTGGGCGCGGATACTCTGGAAGGGATAAAAATTGTAGAGGTTGACGGCCTGTCAGAGGGCGTTTTCAGTAAAGAAGGTCGTATTGTTGCCGGTCCCTATGACTACAACGTGGTAAAAAGCGACAACCAGAACTGGTTTTTAACCAGTGAAATTCCCGCAGGACCGTATACCCCTCCGGTACTACCTGTCATCCCGGAACCAGATCCTGAGCCACCTGTAACACCTGAGCCCCCTGTAACACCAGAACCGCCTGTGACACCGGAGCCGCCTGTTACGCCATCTGTTCCACAACCAGAACGAAAACATCTGTATCGCCCGGAAATTGGTAGCTATCTGGCCAATATTCAGGCGGCAAATACGCTGTTTAATACCCGGCTGCATGACCGTCTGGGGGAAACACAATACACCGACCTGCTAACCGACGAGCAGAAAGTGACCAGTTTGTGGATGCGTAACATTGGCGGACATAATCGCTTTAAAGATCGTTCGGATGAACTGAGTACCCAGAGCAACCGTTATGTTCTGCAACTGGGTGGGGACCTCGCGCAATGGAGCAGTAACGCACTCGATCGCTGGCATCTCGGCCTGATGGCTGGCTATGCCAACAGCAAGAGTCACACGCACTCCAGCCTGACCGGGTACAGCTCACGTGGGCAAATCGACGGCTACAGTGTGGGCGTATATGGCACCTGGTACGCTAATGAAGCAGACAAAACAGGAACCTATGTTGACAGCTGGTTGCTCTATAACTGGTTTGATAACACCGTCTCCGGCGAGTACCTGCCGAGTGAGAAATATCACTCTGACGGCATCACCGCCGCCATTGAAGCGGGTTATACCTTCCGTCTTGGTGAAAGCGCAGATGCGCGTACCAGCTACTGGCTGCAGCCCAAAATGCAACTGACGTGGATGGATGTGAAGGCAGACAATCATACGGAAGACAATGGCACGCTGGTTGAGGACAGCACCGAAGGCAACCTGCAAACGCGTCTGGGGGTGAAAGCGTATCTGCAGGGTCATCATGCTATTGATGATCATAAAGAGCGTTCTTTCCAGCCTTTCGTGGAAGCCAACTGGATTTATAACTCCCGCAATTACAGCGTGAAGATGGATGGCATCGGCGATGAGATCATCGGCGCGCGTAACGCAGGCGAGTTAAAAGCGGGGGTGGAAGGTCAGATTACTCCGCGTCTGCAACTGTGGGGTAACGTCGCCCAGCAGTTGGGCGACAACGGTTACAGTGATACCCAGGGAATGCTGGGCATGAAATATCTCTTTTAA
- the yahO gene encoding DUF1471 family periplasmic protein YahO, with translation MKTGTKLLVGALAFVVTNVYAAELMTKAEFEKVESQYEKIGDISTSNEMSTADAKEDLIKKADEKGADVLVLTSGQTDNKIHGTANIYKKK, from the coding sequence ATGAAAACTGGAACTAAGCTCTTAGTTGGTGCGTTAGCTTTTGTTGTCACAAATGTCTATGCCGCTGAATTGATGACTAAAGCGGAATTTGAAAAAGTTGAATCGCAATATGAAAAAATAGGTGATATTTCAACCAGTAATGAAATGTCGACCGCAGATGCAAAAGAAGATCTGATCAAAAAAGCGGATGAAAAAGGTGCGGATGTGTTAGTGCTGACCTCCGGTCAGACTGACAATAAGATCCACGGCACGGCAAATATTTATAAGAAGAAGTAA